Proteins from a genomic interval of Equus quagga isolate Etosha38 chromosome 11, UCLA_HA_Equagga_1.0, whole genome shotgun sequence:
- the ATP5MC1 gene encoding ATP synthase F(0) complex subunit C1, mitochondrial isoform X2, protein MQTTGALLIPPALVRCCTRGLIRPVSASFLSRPEIPSNQPSYSSSPLQVARREFQTSVVSRDIDTAAKFIGAGAATVGVAGSGAGIGTVFGSLIIGYARNPSLKQQLFSYAILGFALSEAMGLFCLMVAFLILFAM, encoded by the exons ATGCAGACCACCGGGGCACTACTCATTCCTCCTGCTCTG GTCCGCTGTTGTACCAGGGGTCTAATCAGGCCTGTGTCTGCCTCCTTCCTGAGTAGGCCAGAGATCCCATCTAACCAG CCTTCCTACAGCAGCTCCCCACTCCAAGTGGCCAGACGGGAGTTCCAGACCAGTGTTGTCTCCCGGGACATTGACACAGCAGCCAAGTTTattggggctggggctgccacaGTTGGCGTGGCTGGTTCAGGAGCTGGCATCGGAACAGTGTTTGGCAGCTTGATCATTGGCTATGCCAG GAACCCGTCTCTCAAGCAGCAGCTCTTCTCCTATGCCATTCTGGGCTTTGCCCTGTCTGAGGCCATGGGGCTCTTCTGTTTGATGGTCGCCTTCCTCATCCTCTTCGCCATGTGA
- the ATP5MC1 gene encoding ATP synthase F(0) complex subunit C1, mitochondrial isoform X1, with the protein MQTTGALLIPPALVRCCTRGLIRPVSASFLSRPEIPSNQQPSYSSSPLQVARREFQTSVVSRDIDTAAKFIGAGAATVGVAGSGAGIGTVFGSLIIGYARNPSLKQQLFSYAILGFALSEAMGLFCLMVAFLILFAM; encoded by the exons ATGCAGACCACCGGGGCACTACTCATTCCTCCTGCTCTG GTCCGCTGTTGTACCAGGGGTCTAATCAGGCCTGTGTCTGCCTCCTTCCTGAGTAGGCCAGAGATCCCATCTAACCAG CAGCCTTCCTACAGCAGCTCCCCACTCCAAGTGGCCAGACGGGAGTTCCAGACCAGTGTTGTCTCCCGGGACATTGACACAGCAGCCAAGTTTattggggctggggctgccacaGTTGGCGTGGCTGGTTCAGGAGCTGGCATCGGAACAGTGTTTGGCAGCTTGATCATTGGCTATGCCAG GAACCCGTCTCTCAAGCAGCAGCTCTTCTCCTATGCCATTCTGGGCTTTGCCCTGTCTGAGGCCATGGGGCTCTTCTGTTTGATGGTCGCCTTCCTCATCCTCTTCGCCATGTGA